In Clarias gariepinus isolate MV-2021 ecotype Netherlands chromosome 1, CGAR_prim_01v2, whole genome shotgun sequence, one DNA window encodes the following:
- the LOC128514906 gene encoding titin-like, with protein MDLSPLPVMFLLILLLPAPHAEETPRPVLSVSPQSWVTEGDSVTLICEVTDSSTDWTFNWYREALKKDNIVTYKDSSRGSRGSYTLSPAALKHTGVYTCSAERDGQTVQTDHSNSQPLWITVE; from the exons ATGGATCTCAGTCCTCTCCCTGTGATGTtct tGCTGATTTTACTTCTTCCAGCGCCACATGCTGAAG AGACGCCACGCCCAGTACTGAGTGTATCTCCACAGAGCTGGGtgactgaaggagactcagtgactctaaTCTGTGAGGTTACAGACTCCTCTACAGACTGGACATTCAACTGGTACAGAGAGGCTCTCAAGAAAGACAATATTGTCACATATAAAGACAGCAGTAGAGGATCTCGAGGCTCCTACACTCTCAGTCCTGCTGCTCTTAAACACACAGGAGTTTATACGTGCAGTGcagagagagacggacagacggTTCAGACTGACCACAGCAATTCACAGCCACTATGGATCACTG TTGAATAG